The sequence TTCTTCTGTGTCAGATGTGGGACCTGGCTATTCTAATGaattagaattattaaaaaaaataaatcaatctatctatctatctatctatctatctatctatctatctatctatctatctatctatctatctatctatctatctatctatctatctatctatctatctatctatctatttcacTTGGTCTTAATGGGACTTGTAGAATTTGGAATATCTTATCCTGGATATTAAGAATATGACCATCTTCTAGTATTAATAGGTAATCAGATTATTCTTGTCCACATACACAGAAAACTGTATTATTCAAGAGGAATTTGCTCATCCTTACCATAGTAAAAGTCAGCATCAGATTCTACTGTAGGGGCTGGAAACAGAGagacagaataaaatcaaatgaaataaggCATAATTAAGGAAATCAGTGAAGATAATCACACTTCACACCACTTTTACGATGTTTACACTGTTTTAGATCTAGGGATGTGTGTAACGActaatttaaaagcaattttgtAACTGACTTATCGACTAGTCTAAAGTAAGAATCCCTCAGAAGGCATCAAAAAACTTTGTGTATATGCAATCCATCTGGAATACTTATCctatcaatcaaacaaacagtcAAACAATTCCAGATACCTTATTATCTGAGTAGTTCCTAATTTCCATCAaaccattacaatttaaaacaatgatgGCAGTGTTGGGGGGAGTagctagttacatgtaacagaactacgtaatttaattgtaaaataaaggtAACTGTAATCTTTTACTGTtaccgagaaaaaaaaagaagaaaaaagtgaaaaaatgtgtgcttcacacacacacacattttgttgttttttgttttttctttcccaaattgcatcggctgctctaaaatatgaggcACCAATGTTTCAGTAGTTTAAGACTCAGAATAAGACATGCTtatgaaataactgttttatttcttattcatgtatgtttattattttatataaatttatttatttttaagattaactgttgtTTTTCCAAAGTATttttagatgccagtgtttcctgccATAGCtatgaaaatatttgattttgaaaatagtatcatagctattaaactatatcctatgatttaacttgttttaaatataacaattaaaaatttaaatttaaatattttaagtttaaattgttaACTTGTTATCTGTATCCTATTACATtaccaaagtaaccttcccagcacTGATTGAGGGAGCTGCAGATGTCCTCAATGACAATGCAAATTAACTCCCTGACTTCCTAACTCCCTAAAATGGCTCTTTTggaaaaaaagcagaaacatcCTGTAAACAACACAGACTTGCTCTTATGTGTACTATTTTAATTGGCATTATAtggagattatatatatatatatatatatatatatatatatatatatatatatatatatatatatatatatatatattatatatatatatatatataagccaattaaatatttctaaagaaaGTCAGGTGCCTTTCATTTATAATGTCATCTCGTCTTCCTAGAGGACATTTCTGAGCAGACACTGTGtgacgaaaaaaaataaaaaaataaaaaaaaacatgcatgcaagTTCTGAGGtgaaattaatttgttatttgttattatttatttgttgttgttgttgtttttacaaaagTAAAACCACTAcaatgtacacatatatatatatatatatatatatatataatatatatatatatatatatatatatatatatatctatatatctattatatttttttttttttttacatgcacacaTAACTACATTTTGACTAGTCAACTAGTATTTCCAATGGCTACTAGCAGCAGCAAAGTCAACTTGTTGGTTATTCTCACACATCCCTAGTTATAACGTTCAATAAAATCAGATTACTTGGGGACCGTTTACACATCACCATTTTCAGCTAAGAATGTAAAACTTCATTTAGACTACAACAATGTTTTGGGGCCTGAAAATGCTAACTTAATTCAAATTGCACATTTTTGAAAACTATACTATTATAggctctgtgtaaactacaaaaacatgaatttagaTGTTTAATGATTAAGTACCCCCAGGGCATACGGGGTATGTGATTTCCCAAAAGGAtttagttctgtttttgtttgatggTCTAGACATGCCCTACTTCTGCCCAGAGGTGATGACAGTAACAGAGTTAAAAGAGGAAATCAAGGTCTGCAGGGAAAATGTGGCATAACTGTAATTTTGAGTTTCAAAATTTGAATGCACAATTGGTGCAATAGCATACCATAAACCCACAATGCTGtgattgttttcaaatgttttattctatatttatatcaCAGCACAGTCTCTCTGTCTGAGACAGTCTCCCAGTGGGACACATTCTCTCTCCAGCTCTCATTAACAGTCTGAAGGAGAGAGCAGAATACAAGTACAACAGTGCaactaaactcttaaaaatgaGACTCACCTGCTCCAGAAGACATGGCTGCTGTCTGTGGGTCACGGTGTGGAATGGCAAAACTGGTAATGTAAATCATAATAACGCATTATAATCCAACAGTCCTTAATTACTTAGTGCTTAAAGTAACTGCATGCAGTTCAGTGTATTTGAGTTGAGTTCACTGTAGTGAATAATATCACGTTAATTTGTTGCTGCTGAAAAGCAATAATCCCCTTTTCTCATAATTTCATAAACGTTCACTAAAATTCCACATAGCTTTTTATGCACTGTCCTCGCTGACTTCTAGCCTGTCATTGACTCGGATGTACTTCATTGTTTTCGTTTCACAAGTGCCCACTACTGGAGGAACTCATGTATGGAAGGTGGATGGGGGCAAAAGTCTTTAAATGGGACATGTGAAATTTGTCAACGCAGcaatttttaacatgtttctttTATATGTGTAGACAATTACATTCTGGCTGTGTTTAGGTGTTAGTTTTAGCCCCATTTCTCATATGTGTATAGACGGACAGATTCATCATGTTAAGATGCCGAATTTAAACGTGCCTCTCAATGCACACACATTCTGGCCGTGTTTGAACGTGTAAtacttttaaaatcagttttaccTTTAGATTTATCCacatatgaattatttattttctttattgtgcTATTGCTTTACTGATATCTACTGTGCTAgagtaatttaattaaagttacaATGTAAATTAAGACTTTTCGACCTACATTCTAAAAAATGCTGGACTAACTcgacttttgggttaaaaatttatTGTCaaaatttaacccaacagctGGGTTAGTCCAAATCTGACCCAAAGTTGGGCGAAACAACCCAGCATATTTTAGAGTGTAAGAAAGAATGTTAAacaactaaaaagaaaaagacaaatcaTGATATAAAACTGATATCACCCACAATttacaaatcaaataattatCCATCAGATAATGGAACAAATATACAatctgatgtttgcatacaagCATACCAGTATACCATTAAGACATCTGAtgtttgtatacatatataccaATGTACCACAATACCGCACATGCAAATATTTCATTGGCTGCTCTGCGTATTGTTCCGttaatgcagagaaaaaaaaaaacagtgtgtgcTGACAGTCAAATTTCACGccttccatttaattattttggcCCCATCTGCCTTCCATACCCTTGCAATGGGTTtaaccctcataatgcattcaaaatctgCACCCAGTTTTATACTAATACTATTTTCATTTAGTctgtatactatataataaaatgcatcagAAGCACAAAcgattctatttttttttatttttaagaacccTGAAACCAATACACATCTGAAGTACATAAAGAATCATACAGCTCAACTCAAAAACAGCCATAcagtcaaaaatgtttttctaagaAAGGTTTATTTGGAGACCCTCGACATTTCTCTCATTTCAGTTCATCCAGGCTTTCTTAAggatatatatttcttatattgaTTCCTTTCCCAATCCATATCTCATGAGTAATGATTAACTCATGTTTCTTTAAAGAGAATGTGACTCATAAAGCCTCAATCAGGGCAGTTTGCTTTTAAATTCTCCATGCAGATCTtgtcagacaaacaaacacttcAGGTCCATGACATTAACCTTTTGTAATACTTTGAATTTTGACAAGAACATGCAACCTAACATTCCCCAAATGTCCCAAACCATTATGCAGAAATCCATAACACAGTTACAATCTCAGCTCACCTGTACTGTGGAAAGCTCCCCTTCCTCCTGAGGTCCTGACTACTGTGAGAGTGTGTCTTTAGTCCAGGTGTATTTCATCCCTCTACCCCTCCCTGCCTCCTAGAACATTCATAAATCTGACCGCCCAACCATTCTTTGAAACACATTTATTAGCCCATAAACACTGGCCTTCAAACTTTGATAAAATACCGCTGAGCCCAACCTTTGGAGTCATTGCCCAAGGGAAGTCCAATTACATCACAGAATAAAACGCTGGGAGTGATCGTGGCCTTATTCTGTCTCGACTTTGAAGTAGGCTATAAGCAACGGACCTCAGAGAGCTTTCAGACGTCTGTAATTGACTTCAGATCCTCATTTTTAGTTGACAACATGGTACAAGACACTACAATGGCGTCAAATCGATCATTCTGATGGATAACCAAGTCAAAACGGTCTTTAATAAAATTTTACCTTATGTACTGAAGAGAGACATCTTTTTCTGGCAGGTGATGTATGACCTTTTTTAAAGAACCAGAAGAAGAGAGATTGACTAAGGCTTGGCATCTCTGTTCAGatgcttcaaaaaacaaaaacaaaaccacacaccgATGCCTGTGTTAGacaaagactttatttatttCGAAGCACAAAGAGCGGCCATACACAGTAGTTGCACAGCGATGAgacaaatatgtattaaattcCTCTCTAATAGCGAAGCATCTCTAGCGTTAGACTGTGTTATTGAATACATGTGATTAATATTCTGTGAAACGCTTCTCTCTTTATAAACTGACCTACATTTCTACAGCTCTCATAGGTTTATCACAACAAGTGATGTGtggaacaacacacacacacactcatatacatacGCAGACGCACACAAATGCAAGGTTGGTCTCTTTAGAGGCCGACATTTTGGTCCCATTGAACAGTGTTTATAAATatgagtgaaaaagaaaaagagttagTCCACCTAAAGATCaatattctgtcattgtttactcaacctcatgtaaTTTGAAAGCCAAATTCACCATAGCTCTGGAGTGTCAGATCGAAATTTAAGTAGCTTGCTGAAAACTTGCCCATCCATCTCATTCACGCTGGCTTATGTTAAAATATGGTGCAGAGTTGATCAAGCAAAATGCGCACACTAACGTAGAAGAACGCCGAAAGAGATTTGAGAGATACATTggagattttcagtaaataatgatttaaatttcaaTCTGTTCCTTGCAAATATACATCATCATATGAAATACAAGTCATATGAAATACTTTTATGATAGTTTTCTGGTTCTTTTTGTTTGCACCAAAGCCccacccttacaaaaattaaccacagttttactaaaaaaaaaaaaatcatggttaccacaaattaaccatggttttgctacaaaaACTATAATGTAACCATGGTacagtatttgtagtaaaatttgTGTTATACAAATGCAACTCAATACATAATAAGAAACGactttcaaaatacttttttcttttttgttgctcGTAACTTTTAGATAGACATAGCACAGACACTAAACAATTATGAAACTTCCCTTGTGCGCATGTGTTAACTAACTgcattcacaaacaaataaagttCGGCTGCACATGCGCTAGTATACTTTATGCTTTACCTTACTGTATGGAAAACAGCTGCTTGGACATTAagcaaaatatctccttttgtgctccacataACAACAACCATCTTGTTTGTTAAGTTttaaagacatgagggtgagtagacgataataaaatatttacatttctgggtgaactattcctttaagaaagtgAATACATAGGCTACAGAAGATGTGTGATAGTAAAGGTAAAGGACACATGTTTGTGGCACTATGGTCTCGCTCTGAGGCCGCAGACGGTTAGACTGTGGGACCGAATGGGGGCTTTGAGCCCGGCAGTGTTGCAGCTGATCATAGGACAGTGGTATAGCCCCCCCTTGGTACATTGGTGGTactgtgttgtttttgtgcttGGTCGGGGTAAAATGATCGAGAGATTGTCAGGAGGAGGAGCCCTGAATGTGGgcgtacacgcacacacacacacacacacacacacacacacacacacacacacacacacacacacacacacacacacacacacacacacacacacacacacatttatacaagCTCTCTACAGGATTTAttcatacacacgcacacatgcatacactgtatatgcaaatatatattctgCATCACATATGAATCAATACttatattaaatactttaaatatgtgTGCATATAATCTATACATTCTACAAGAGAAAAAACAGCAGGTGCGACACAAATGACAATAACAAGTGGTCTCACCAACAATAACAGTAACAGTTATTTACTGTTCGATTTTAAagcaaaattgttttaaagagacagttcatccaaaaattaaaactatggtgttttttttttactctttttcttaGGCTTTGTCATTATATAATAAGGGATACATAAattatctctttttgtgttcaacataaaaataaataaataactgcatacaggtttggaatgaaatgagaatattcatttttgggtgaactgttccttttaacCGCACACACAAGTTTGATTGGGGAGGAGCCAAAAATGTTAAGAATGATCTGCAGAAAGTGGCTAGTTTTGCTAAAACAACTCGCTCAAGACGGACTGTTGCAAAAGGGCACAGACGAAAAGACGGTTACGGTTACTGTTCACGTGACAGGACTATAGGTCTACGTACAAGACACTGGCCCATTAAAATTCCAAGTCATCGTCGCCTCCCCCCACAAATCTCTGTCTCCTCTCTATCCTCTCATAGCCATGGTCTGGAATCAGCTTCATCATCATCCGCAGCATCAGTGAAGTCGTTCAGCCACAGCTATGTCTTCAACAGCACTGAGAAGAAATAAAGccaatattacataatataacaaGCCCTCTGCATTTTTGGTCATTTCTGATTCCATAATCACACTTTCATGAGGAAAGTCTCTGTACCTGGATTGTTTCAGTTCTCTGTTTTAGGGGTCTCCTTGGCTTTataaagaagaataataaaagaACAGTTCAAATTGTTCTTAAAGATGACCAATGTGTATTACAAAAGATAGTACTGAATCTCACCCTTGGAGACCATGAGGTTCTCTGCTTGAGCTTCTTCATCTCCCGGAGCCCTGGGAAAATATATAGTACAAAGAAAATTATAACTGATGGTTATAAACACATGCAACACATGACAGAGAATAATAGAGGCTCTATAGAACTAACCTGGGCTTCTGGTTGATACTGCAGCGGCATCTGCGGCCTACAGAGTGCACACAAGCAAAACGATTTAGATCAAACGGATGAATGTCAAACCATACAAACGACCTGTCaggttttattttgtgataatgactgggATAATAAGGGATAATAATCCCTTACATATGTTATTCTTGTAACCCGAATGAAATGTTGATAGCAAGCATGTCTTCATTTATATCTCTGCCACTGAGTGTGACATAAATTCATGCATCTCTATTTCATAATAGAACTTCATCTCATGCTCAGTTGAATAAAAGCACTGCTGTATGATTGTTATCTATTGTGCGGCAGCTCAGTTTAGCTATTGTGCGCTGATCTCTTTTGTTTTACACAAATTTCTGCACTATTTAGCttctgaatgatgatgatgaattaaaaataataaataaaaagatatttcttACTGAGAATAAGGAGCACTCCCAGAGCAAACAGCACCACAGCAAACGCCAAACCCCCGATCCTCAAACTCTCATAGTCTGGTTGAGAAATAcaggatttaaatttttggagCTTTCTTTGAAGAAAGACTCAAGCTTatgtggaaaacacacacacacacacacacacacacacacacacacacacacacacacacacacacacacacacacacacacacacacacacacacacactttcagtttGCAAACCAGTTTACTTGTATAATACAACATTCTCAGATGAAACGGGATattcaaagattaaaaaaaaaagaataggatGGGACTTTAAATGGTATTTTATCAGGGATAattatttagtgcattttaattaaaagttatgaagaaatgtaattttttttttttttaaaaaaaaaaatatatatatatatctaaaattctaaatctaaatctaaaacctGGAATATTACATGTAGACAGAAATggaaagtaacacattgaattaaacattacattttgaagtaggaaaactgaaattatatctTATAAAAATGATACtccaataatttttattttatttaaaacaatttttttttctttttttgcatcacATCACttcctaaaataaaatcattaatttaattattccctcacaaacaaacacatggctgaatgaaataaaataagccatTCTCATGCATTTACACACATGCAACTTTCTGGTTACCAGCCCCGAACTTTCAATGCCACAGAACGCCCCAGGCCAGTGTTGGTTATTAGTTATTCTGCAGATACTTAAATTCAATATCCAAAGCACTTTTCCAAAGAAAACCCCTGGAGCAATTTGGGGTTAAGGTAACATGCTCAACTGTAACTTTAACCACTGAGTTCCTACCATCCATGGGTGTTAAGCTAaatttttgtttctgaattttgTTACTCCAAAAGAATCTGTCTGCAGATTGCAGGTTTTTTGCTTCTAGCAAACTCGAGGcatgatgttgtaattgtggTCTCACTCAGAAGTGGCTTGCCTCTAGCCACTCTCCAAAAGAGGCCAAACCTGTGTAGTGCTAAAGTGGTTGTTAATG is a genomic window of Cyprinus carpio isolate SPL01 chromosome B15, ASM1834038v1, whole genome shotgun sequence containing:
- the LOC109063421 gene encoding FXYD domain-containing ion transport regulator 6-like, which gives rise to METVLFFLVSLLVYVAALSESAVQDGKENGLEPFVYDYESLRIGGLAFAVVLFALGVLLILSRRCRCSINQKPRAPGDEEAQAENLMVSKAKETPKTEN